A single region of the Roseivivax sp. THAF197b genome encodes:
- a CDS encoding TrbC/VirB2 family protein yields MSNLFVASLALFLLIAEPALAQSIDLSPIQSLLQGIVDALTGPLGVVIATLAVLGVFLSWFFNIIDLRQALWVLVGIAGVAAAPTIVAAVFAGG; encoded by the coding sequence ATTTCAAACCTCTTTGTCGCCTCTCTGGCGCTCTTCCTGCTCATTGCCGAACCCGCCCTTGCGCAAAGTATCGATCTCTCGCCGATCCAAAGCCTGTTGCAGGGCATTGTCGATGCGCTGACCGGTCCGCTTGGCGTTGTCATCGCGACGCTGGCCGTGCTGGGCGTCTTCCTGAGCTGGTTCTTCAACATCATCGACCTGCGCCAAGCCCTCTGGGTGCTTGTCGGCATCGCCGGTGTTGCCGCCGCCCCCACGATCGTTGCCGCGGTCTTT
- a CDS encoding lytic transglycosylase domain-containing protein, whose product MVLVMESDGSLTPSRSQNSFARNYNDGIGQRSAADELAILGETGLGPDEIQMAALSRPAPLPRADVLTAIEATALRYAGHRALRRADLSVRDWLTLYRANIEVESAYRQDAVSSAGAIGLGQLMPATARDLGVDPRDPLQNLDGSARYLAIMLETFGDPRLALAAYNAGPDAVRQYAGIPPYRETQTHVARVMAVVARLEGSNS is encoded by the coding sequence ATGGTGCTGGTCATGGAGAGCGATGGCTCTCTGACACCGTCCCGCTCTCAGAACAGCTTTGCCCGGAATTACAATGACGGCATCGGCCAGAGGTCCGCTGCTGATGAGCTGGCGATCCTCGGCGAGACTGGCCTTGGGCCAGACGAAATCCAGATGGCAGCCCTCTCGCGGCCCGCTCCCCTGCCCCGCGCCGATGTTCTTACAGCTATAGAAGCCACCGCCCTTCGCTATGCCGGGCATCGAGCGTTGCGCCGCGCAGACCTCTCAGTCCGAGACTGGCTGACCCTCTATCGCGCCAATATCGAGGTCGAGAGCGCCTACCGGCAGGATGCTGTCTCAAGCGCGGGCGCCATCGGCCTCGGTCAATTGATGCCGGCGACAGCACGCGATCTCGGTGTCGACCCGCGTGATCCGCTGCAGAACCTCGACGGTTCCGCTCGCTACCTCGCAATTATGCTGGAGACGTTCGGTGATCCGCGTCTTGCCCTCGCAGCCTACAACGCCGGACCCGACGCTGTGCGCCAATACGCCGGCATACCCCCTTACCGAGAAACCCAGACCCACGTGGCCCGTGTCATGGCCGTCGTGGCCCGATTGGAAGGATCAAATTCATGA